The proteins below come from a single Rhizobium tropici CIAT 899 genomic window:
- the ytfR gene encoding galactofuranose ABC transporter, ATP-binding protein YtfR gives MAHDVERLLTATGFCKYFPGSTALDHVDFTLMRGEVHALLGENGAGKSTLIKCMTGAYRRDAGALVLDAAEIDPHDTLAAQKLGIGTVYQEVNLLPNLSVAENLFLGRQPRRFGMVSSRVMNRMARDLLSQYGLDIDVSRQLDRFSVAIQQVIAIARAVDLSGKVLILDEPTASLDTHEVEMLFGIVRRLKQRGLGIVFITHFLEQVYEICDRITVLRNGRLVGTRDAKGLPRQTLIAMMLGRELAETESTIKQSETESGPVRYHFTNFGKRGKIKPFDMEVRVGEVVGIAGLLGSGRTETAEVLFGVERADSGEAKIEGKTIALSSPRAAIKSGFGFCPEDRKTDGIIGDLSIRENIVMALQARRGWARPLPRSEQNAIADRYIKALDIRTTDREKPIRLLSGGNQQKAILARWLATNPSFLILDEPTRGIDVGAHAEIIRLIEDLCRQGMSLVVISSELEELVAYSSRVIVLRDREHIAELAGSEITAGNIVEAIATAQKTREDA, from the coding sequence ATGGCTCACGACGTAGAGCGACTTCTGACGGCGACAGGTTTTTGTAAATATTTCCCCGGTTCGACCGCTCTCGATCATGTCGATTTCACATTGATGCGCGGCGAGGTCCATGCGCTTCTCGGCGAGAACGGTGCCGGAAAATCGACCCTGATCAAATGCATGACCGGCGCCTATCGCCGCGATGCGGGTGCCCTGGTTCTCGATGCGGCGGAGATCGATCCGCATGATACGCTGGCCGCTCAGAAGCTCGGTATTGGAACCGTCTACCAGGAAGTGAACCTGCTGCCCAATCTGAGCGTAGCGGAAAACTTGTTTCTGGGCCGCCAGCCGCGGCGGTTCGGGATGGTCAGCAGCCGCGTCATGAATAGGATGGCCAGAGATCTGCTGTCACAATATGGCCTGGATATCGATGTCAGCCGCCAGCTCGATCGCTTTTCGGTCGCCATTCAGCAGGTGATCGCCATCGCCCGCGCGGTCGATCTTTCCGGCAAGGTCCTCATTCTCGATGAGCCTACTGCGAGCCTGGATACGCATGAAGTCGAGATGCTTTTCGGCATCGTCAGGCGATTGAAACAGCGCGGGCTGGGAATTGTCTTCATCACGCATTTCCTGGAGCAGGTTTACGAAATCTGCGATCGCATTACCGTTCTCCGCAACGGCCGCCTGGTCGGCACGCGCGATGCGAAGGGTCTTCCTCGGCAGACCCTGATCGCCATGATGCTCGGCCGCGAACTCGCCGAGACGGAAAGTACGATAAAGCAGAGCGAGACGGAAAGCGGCCCGGTCAGATATCACTTCACGAATTTCGGCAAACGCGGCAAAATCAAGCCGTTCGATATGGAGGTGCGCGTCGGCGAAGTTGTGGGCATTGCGGGCCTGCTTGGCTCGGGGCGGACGGAGACCGCCGAAGTGCTCTTCGGCGTCGAGCGCGCCGACAGCGGCGAGGCGAAAATCGAAGGCAAGACCATTGCGCTTTCCAGTCCGCGCGCCGCGATCAAGAGCGGCTTCGGCTTTTGCCCGGAAGACCGCAAGACCGATGGGATCATCGGTGATCTCTCCATTCGCGAAAATATCGTCATGGCGCTGCAGGCGAGGCGGGGCTGGGCAAGGCCCTTGCCGCGCAGCGAGCAGAACGCCATCGCCGATCGCTACATCAAGGCGCTGGATATCCGCACGACCGACCGGGAAAAGCCGATCAGGCTCCTTTCAGGCGGTAACCAGCAGAAAGCGATCCTTGCGCGATGGCTGGCGACCAATCCGAGCTTCCTCATCCTGGATGAGCCGACGCGCGGCATCGATGTCGGTGCTCATGCGGAAATCATCCGCTTGATCGAGGATCTTTGCCGGCAGGGAATGTCCCTGGTGGTCATTTCATCCGAACTTGAGGAGCTTGTCGCCTATAGTTCGCGCGTCATCGTCCTGCGTGACCGCGAACATATTGCCGAGTTGGCCGGAAGTGAGATCACGGCCGGAAATATCGTCGAGGCCATCGCCACGGCTCAAAAGACGCGGGAGGACGCATGA
- a CDS encoding ABC transporter permease produces MSSPIKISLLRLMPQLIALAVILLLNFIMFPHFFHLEVQNGRLYGSLVDVLNRGAPVALLAIGMTLVIATKGIDLSVGAVIAICGAVAASSIVAGYSLSYTLLLTIGVGLACGLWNGFLVAVLDIQPIIATLVLMVAGRGIAQLITEGAILTFNNDGLIFLGSGSFVALPMPVVIWLVAALLVIALVRRTALGMLVEAIGINRRASTLSGIRTPVLLIAVYALSGLCASIAGIIVTADIKGADANNAGLWLELDAILAVVVGGNSLLGGRFSIVGSLIGAMIIQSVNTGILLSGFPPEFNLVIKAIIVIVILVIQSPAVQSATSFFWRRRDEGQMVQKEQAK; encoded by the coding sequence ATGAGCTCGCCAATCAAAATCTCCTTGCTTCGGCTGATGCCTCAGCTCATTGCACTCGCGGTTATTCTTCTCTTGAATTTCATAATGTTCCCGCATTTCTTTCATCTGGAAGTTCAGAATGGAAGGCTCTACGGGAGCTTGGTGGACGTACTCAATCGTGGTGCGCCGGTGGCGCTGCTTGCCATCGGCATGACGCTGGTCATCGCCACGAAAGGCATCGATCTGTCCGTCGGCGCGGTCATCGCGATCTGCGGTGCTGTTGCGGCATCCTCGATCGTTGCCGGCTACTCGCTTTCCTATACGCTGCTGTTGACGATCGGCGTCGGCCTGGCATGTGGGCTCTGGAACGGTTTCCTCGTCGCCGTACTCGATATCCAGCCCATCATCGCAACGCTGGTGCTGATGGTGGCGGGCCGCGGGATCGCGCAATTGATCACTGAGGGCGCGATCCTCACCTTCAACAATGACGGACTGATCTTTCTTGGCAGCGGCTCGTTCGTTGCCCTGCCGATGCCGGTGGTGATCTGGCTTGTCGCCGCGCTTTTGGTCATCGCTTTGGTCCGACGCACGGCTCTCGGAATGTTGGTAGAAGCCATCGGCATCAATCGCCGGGCAAGCACCTTGTCCGGTATCCGGACCCCGGTCCTGCTGATTGCGGTTTACGCATTGAGCGGCCTTTGTGCCTCCATTGCGGGCATCATCGTTACTGCCGACATCAAGGGTGCGGACGCCAATAATGCCGGTCTTTGGCTTGAGCTGGATGCGATCCTTGCGGTCGTGGTTGGCGGCAACTCGTTGCTCGGCGGTCGTTTCAGTATCGTCGGTTCGCTGATCGGCGCAATGATCATTCAATCGGTCAATACAGGCATCCTGCTCTCCGGCTTTCCGCCGGAATTCAATCTGGTCATCAAGGCGATTATCGTCATCGTCATTCTGGTCATCCAGTCTCCGGCGGTTCAATCCGCCACGTCATTCTTCTGGCGTCGCCGAGACGAGGGGCAGATGGTGCAAAAGGAGCAGGCAAAGTGA
- the yjfF gene encoding galactofuranose ABC transporter, permease protein YjfF, with protein MNSKYLPLLATILIFILAYIACVTQYPNMLSTRVAGNLLTDNAFLGIAAVGMTFVIISGGIDLSIGSIIAFTGVFLAVILRDTAIHPLIAFVLALVITTIFGAGMGAIIHYLSMPPFIVTLAGMFLARGFAFVLSIDSIPIEHDFYSQLNDLYWLMPGGGRLTLIGGLMLLVFAAGIVLAQRTRFGANVYALGGGAQTAVLMGVPVGKTTIQIYALSGFLAGLSGIVFSIYTSAGYSLATVGVELDAIAAVVIGGTLLTGGAGFVGGTLIGILIQGLIQTYITFDGTLSSWWTKILIGLLLFAFILMQKGLLLLSRLNRRYV; from the coding sequence GTGAATTCGAAATATCTTCCGCTGCTTGCGACGATCCTCATCTTCATTCTGGCCTATATCGCGTGCGTGACGCAGTATCCGAACATGCTGTCGACGCGGGTGGCGGGCAACCTGTTGACTGATAACGCATTTTTGGGAATTGCCGCCGTAGGCATGACCTTCGTCATCATCTCGGGCGGCATCGACCTGTCCATCGGCTCGATCATTGCCTTTACCGGTGTTTTCCTGGCCGTCATTCTGCGCGATACGGCGATCCATCCGTTGATCGCATTCGTTCTTGCTCTTGTCATCACGACGATTTTTGGCGCTGGCATGGGTGCCATCATTCACTATCTCAGCATGCCGCCTTTCATCGTGACGCTGGCCGGCATGTTTCTGGCGCGGGGCTTCGCCTTCGTGTTGTCGATCGACAGCATCCCGATCGAGCATGATTTCTATTCACAGCTCAACGACCTCTATTGGCTGATGCCTGGCGGCGGCCGGCTGACATTGATCGGCGGCCTCATGCTGCTCGTCTTTGCCGCCGGCATTGTGCTGGCGCAGCGCACCCGCTTCGGCGCCAATGTCTATGCTCTCGGCGGCGGCGCTCAAACGGCGGTGCTGATGGGCGTGCCCGTCGGCAAGACGACCATCCAGATCTATGCCCTTTCTGGATTTCTTGCTGGCCTATCCGGAATCGTTTTTTCTATCTATACATCTGCCGGATACTCGCTTGCCACGGTCGGTGTCGAACTCGATGCGATCGCTGCCGTGGTCATAGGGGGAACACTGCTGACGGGGGGAGCGGGGTTCGTCGGGGGAACACTCATCGGAATTCTCATACAGGGCTTGATTCAGACCTACATCACCTTCGATGGAACGCTTTCCAGCTGGTGGACGAAGATATTGATCGGCTTGCTGCTGTTTGCCTTTATTCTGATGCAGAAGGGACTCCTGCTGCTTTCCCGCTTGAACCGACGATATGTCTGA
- a CDS encoding FadR/GntR family transcriptional regulator, whose translation MRNRMLETGKTEGKSRTSHAQVVDELGKAIVSGAFPIGSILPGDSELLQRFKVSRTVLRESMKTLAAKGLVVPRARVGTRVTEKIHWNMFDNEVLNWHFESGVNKEFLLHLYDIRMAFEPFAASLVAKRASREDIELLRNLAAAMAAPHHTSDSLAVADLHFHLAITEASQNPFMRSLGGLIKAALVGMFRMSAPPSTNGFANIADTHMAIVDAIAARDGLSAHKAMEFVIIDGRQHVLEAFETLAEA comes from the coding sequence TTGCGAAACCGAATGCTTGAGACCGGAAAAACCGAGGGAAAATCTCGCACGAGCCACGCTCAGGTGGTCGATGAGTTGGGCAAGGCGATCGTCTCGGGTGCATTTCCGATCGGAAGTATTCTTCCCGGCGACAGCGAGCTTCTGCAACGGTTTAAGGTATCCCGCACGGTTCTGCGTGAAAGCATGAAGACTTTGGCCGCAAAGGGGCTGGTGGTGCCGCGTGCGCGCGTCGGCACGCGCGTGACCGAGAAGATCCATTGGAACATGTTCGATAATGAAGTGCTCAATTGGCATTTCGAAAGCGGCGTCAACAAGGAATTTCTTCTTCATCTTTACGATATACGCATGGCGTTCGAGCCTTTCGCCGCGAGTCTGGTGGCGAAAAGGGCGAGCCGTGAGGACATCGAACTGCTTCGCAATCTTGCAGCCGCCATGGCGGCGCCGCACCATACTTCCGATAGCCTCGCAGTCGCCGATTTGCATTTTCACTTGGCAATTACTGAGGCTTCGCAAAATCCGTTCATGCGGTCGCTGGGTGGGCTTATCAAAGCCGCATTGGTTGGCATGTTTCGCATGAGCGCGCCGCCGTCAACCAATGGCTTCGCCAATATTGCTGATACGCATATGGCCATAGTGGACGCGATAGCGGCACGGGACGGCCTTTCTGCCCATAAGGCGATGGAATTCGTGATTATCGACGGGCGTCAGCATGTCCTCGAAGCTTTCGAGACTCTCGCCGAGGCCTAA
- the glmU gene encoding bifunctional UDP-N-acetylglucosamine diphosphorylase/glucosamine-1-phosphate N-acetyltransferase GlmU has product MERSCLAIILAAGDSTRMKSSMSKVLHPIAGRPMIAHVMDAISKTGISAAALVVGRNADEVSAAASIGGITVESYLQKERLGTGHAVLAAREAIARGYDDIIVAYGDVPLLTDVPLRAARQGLADGNDIVVIGFHTEHPNAYGRLLVKDGELIAIREAKDATDAELAIKWCNSGLMAINGRKALDLLDRIGNNNAKGEYYLTDLVEIARSLGGRAVAVDAPEVEMTGCNNRAELAFIERLWQERRRHEVMLSGVTMIAPETVFLAYDTVIGQDALIEPNVVFGPGAVIEGGAVIHAFSHIEGAHVSAGATVGPFARLRPGAVLAGSAKVGNFCEVKNGKIGEGAKVNHLTYIGDAKIGAGSNIGAGTITCNYDGVNKHETHIGANAFVGSNSSLVAPIRIGDGAYIASGSVITEDVPANALAFGRARQEVKPERAKVIRERALAIKAAKKGGH; this is encoded by the coding sequence ATGGAACGCAGCTGCCTCGCCATCATCCTCGCCGCCGGTGACAGCACCCGCATGAAGTCATCGATGTCGAAGGTCCTGCATCCGATTGCCGGGCGCCCGATGATCGCCCATGTCATGGATGCGATCTCCAAGACCGGGATTTCGGCGGCGGCACTGGTTGTCGGGCGCAATGCGGATGAGGTCAGCGCGGCAGCGTCGATCGGCGGCATAACAGTCGAATCCTATCTTCAGAAGGAACGTCTCGGCACAGGCCATGCCGTGCTGGCGGCGCGTGAGGCGATTGCCCGTGGATATGACGACATTATCGTTGCCTACGGAGACGTCCCTCTGCTGACCGATGTGCCGCTTCGTGCCGCCCGCCAGGGACTGGCCGATGGTAACGACATCGTCGTCATTGGATTTCATACGGAACATCCCAACGCCTATGGTCGATTGCTGGTCAAGGATGGCGAGCTGATCGCCATTCGAGAAGCCAAGGATGCAACCGATGCCGAGCTCGCTATAAAGTGGTGCAATAGCGGACTAATGGCGATCAACGGCCGCAAGGCGCTGGATCTCCTTGATCGCATCGGCAACAACAATGCCAAGGGCGAATATTACCTCACCGATCTCGTCGAGATCGCCCGCTCGCTTGGCGGACGCGCCGTTGCCGTCGATGCGCCTGAGGTCGAGATGACCGGCTGCAACAATCGCGCCGAACTTGCCTTCATCGAGCGCCTCTGGCAGGAGCGCCGCCGGCATGAGGTAATGCTGTCGGGCGTGACCATGATAGCGCCGGAAACCGTTTTCCTCGCCTATGACACCGTGATCGGCCAGGATGCGCTGATCGAGCCGAATGTTGTCTTCGGTCCGGGGGCGGTCATCGAGGGAGGCGCAGTCATTCATGCCTTCTCGCACATCGAGGGCGCCCATGTCAGCGCTGGAGCGACAGTCGGACCTTTTGCACGGCTGCGCCCGGGCGCCGTTCTCGCCGGTAGCGCCAAGGTCGGCAATTTCTGCGAGGTCAAGAATGGCAAGATCGGCGAGGGCGCCAAGGTCAATCATCTGACCTATATCGGTGATGCGAAGATCGGAGCCGGCAGCAATATCGGCGCGGGTACGATCACTTGCAATTATGATGGCGTCAACAAGCATGAGACGCATATCGGCGCCAATGCTTTCGTCGGCTCCAACTCATCGCTGGTTGCGCCCATCCGCATCGGCGACGGCGCATATATTGCTTCCGGCAGTGTCATCACCGAGGATGTTCCGGCCAATGCGCTGGCCTTCGGCCGGGCTCGCCAGGAAGTAAAGCCGGAGCGGGCCAAGGTGATCCGCGAGCGAGCCCTTGCCATCAAGGCAGCGAAAAAGGGCGGCCACTAA